The following are encoded together in the Pedobacter steynii genome:
- a CDS encoding glycosyltransferase: MNIKRSLKKLFIKNYVGKEHVIVNLYQTNYDKHVLISYIVTPFKNPNTFTHQNYITSHIVAETFRDLGYNVDIVDHHDKKSAIDYEKYTVIFGMGDNFERSFFCQNRKIPRIHLITGAHDDFHNAMSLKSIEDFYQLSGLWLTTEANVSSSCNYYALYNADFAIILAHGYVFEEYKRRFVNKIYTLNNNILGVFSGFKPKVAETRTNNFLFLSGGKQITKGFHLLMEVAKQRKDLNFYVVVPYINDLLLNYYQDLLIPGSNVFLFKNLKMDSTQMREIIETCSYSIAPSYVDGLPGGTIEPMSAGMIPIVTKNCGFPSELFIFEMEDLSIGALNRAINQVLQLDDKVYTEFSELVRKYAVENFSADSVQKNLKQILEAELPRPN; the protein is encoded by the coding sequence ATGAACATCAAAAGAAGTTTAAAAAAACTCTTCATAAAGAATTATGTTGGAAAGGAGCATGTAATTGTTAATTTATATCAAACGAATTATGATAAACATGTTTTGATTTCTTATATCGTTACACCATTTAAGAACCCAAACACATTCACTCATCAAAATTATATTACCTCACATATCGTTGCGGAGACTTTTCGGGATCTTGGCTATAATGTAGATATAGTTGATCATCATGACAAAAAATCTGCGATTGATTACGAAAAATATACGGTGATTTTTGGTATGGGGGATAACTTTGAACGTTCGTTTTTTTGCCAAAACAGAAAAATTCCCCGAATTCACCTGATTACAGGAGCGCATGATGATTTTCATAATGCGATGAGTTTGAAAAGTATTGAGGACTTTTATCAATTATCAGGGCTTTGGTTAACAACTGAAGCTAATGTCTCTTCCTCCTGCAATTATTACGCACTGTATAATGCTGATTTCGCTATTATTCTCGCACATGGATATGTGTTCGAAGAATATAAAAGAAGATTTGTGAACAAGATATATACATTGAATAATAATATTCTAGGTGTATTTAGTGGATTTAAGCCTAAAGTGGCTGAGACGAGAACGAATAATTTCTTATTCTTAAGCGGAGGAAAGCAAATTACAAAGGGCTTTCATCTGTTAATGGAAGTCGCGAAACAGCGAAAAGACCTTAATTTTTATGTAGTAGTTCCTTACATAAATGACCTTCTGCTTAATTATTACCAGGATCTTCTGATTCCCGGATCAAATGTGTTCTTATTTAAGAACCTTAAGATGGATTCTACGCAAATGCGAGAGATCATTGAGACTTGCTCTTACTCTATTGCACCTAGCTATGTAGATGGATTGCCAGGAGGTACTATAGAACCAATGTCGGCTGGAATGATCCCAATTGTAACTAAGAATTGTGGATTCCCCTCGGAGTTGTTTATCTTCGAGATGGAAGATTTAAGTATAGGCGCCCTTAACAGAGCTATTAATCAGGTGCTGCAGCTTGATGATAAAGTGTATACTGAGTTCAGCGAGCTAGTCCGGAAATATGCCGTCGAAAATTTTTCAGCAGATAGCGTGCAAAAGAATTTAAAACAGATTTTAGAAGCGGAACTGCCCAGACCTAATTAA
- a CDS encoding glycosyltransferase family 2 protein, whose product MLPKITVFMAAYNSENYISDSIKSILEQSFSDFELLIVNDGSTDQTVAVIEKFNDPRIRLVHNDKNRGLTYTRNVALTEARGEYIAILDSDDIAIKNRLELQYNFFRQHPEYALCGGHGVFINQRAELTNNSDLIVPVGAEKIKMTLLFENTFVNSSVMYKTSIYKELNGYQDYAPAEDYELFIRIAEKYPVWNLDQILVKYRIHENNISSLREEIAKLKLKAIKSEQLNYLGIPDHESFGNILFSILICDYKRYQFSDYHQLFLQIKSANRKLRKYPVREFEEMLFEKWFTIIYQKKAKMNALALLFNRDLFNWSYLNMRQLRKTFKLSLKGFGRLSK is encoded by the coding sequence ATGCTTCCTAAAATAACTGTTTTTATGGCCGCTTATAATTCAGAAAATTATATAAGCGATTCCATAAAAAGTATTCTTGAACAGAGCTTTTCTGATTTTGAACTGCTCATAGTAAATGACGGTTCCACAGATCAGACTGTTGCCGTAATTGAAAAATTTAATGATCCCAGAATCAGGCTTGTTCATAACGATAAAAACAGAGGACTTACCTATACTCGAAATGTAGCATTAACAGAAGCCCGGGGAGAGTACATCGCCATATTGGACAGTGACGATATTGCCATTAAGAATAGGCTGGAACTTCAATATAATTTTTTCCGGCAACATCCTGAATACGCATTATGTGGTGGACATGGGGTTTTCATCAACCAACGAGCAGAGCTTACGAACAATTCCGATCTTATTGTACCTGTTGGTGCAGAAAAAATAAAAATGACATTACTTTTTGAGAACACTTTTGTCAACTCTTCTGTTATGTATAAAACAAGCATCTATAAGGAGCTAAACGGATATCAGGACTATGCCCCCGCCGAAGATTATGAATTATTCATCAGAATAGCCGAGAAGTATCCTGTCTGGAATCTGGATCAGATCCTGGTAAAATACAGAATCCATGAAAACAATATATCCTCTCTTAGGGAGGAAATTGCAAAATTGAAATTAAAAGCAATTAAAAGTGAACAGCTAAACTATTTAGGTATTCCCGATCATGAATCCTTTGGAAATATCCTTTTCAGCATTTTGATATGTGATTATAAGCGCTATCAGTTTTCCGATTATCATCAACTCTTTTTGCAGATCAAATCAGCAAATCGTAAGCTAAGAAAATATCCGGTGAGGGAATTTGAGGAAATGTTATTTGAAAAATGGTTTACCATCATCTATCAGAAAAAAGCAAAGATGAATGCTTTGGCTCTCTTGTTTAATAGGGATCTTTTTAACTGGTCTTACCTAAACATGCGTCAACTACGAAAGACATTTAAACTTTCCTTAAAGGGCTTTGGAAGGCTATCCAAATAA